In the Pyrolobus fumarii 1A genome, one interval contains:
- the rpoA1 gene encoding DNA-directed RNA polymerase subunit A' codes for MVEEKIIKEIKFGILSPDEIRKMSVVAITTDQLYDPDGRPIPGGLMDPRLGAAIPGQRCETCGNDYRLCPGHFGRIELALPVINVGFARHIYEILRATCRNCGRIKLPERELKRYLKLLERLKNKWPLLAKALINEVKQRAAKTTECPHCKEHNYKIVFEKPYKYYEDRPAGRVPLNPREVRSRLEKIPDDDVKLLGLDPKEARPEWMVLTVLPVPPIHVRPSIVLETGIRAEDDLTHKLADIVRTNEKLRETLESGMPHSVIDEWWNLLQYHVATYIDNELPKIPVARQRGGLGRPLKGLAQRLKGKEGRFRGNLSGKRVNFSARTVISPDPNISINEVGVPIEIAKILTVAVRVTPWNIEELRKYVINGPDKWPGANYVIDPRGRKIDLRFADRKSIAEALQPGWIVERHLKDGDIVLFNRQPSLHRMSIMAHIVRVLPGKTFRLNLLVCPPYNADFDGDEMNLHVPRTEEAQAEARELMLVQFHILTPRYGGVIIGGLQDYISGAYLLTSKATILTLDDVVDLLAAAKYEGEIPEPVILSPKKLWTGKQLVSLFLPKDFTFRGKAKISSGAFACSDELCWNDSYIVIKNGELLEGVFDKKAIGAEQTESVLHQLTKEYGFDYVRRLMDTLFKMFLRYIEKHGFTMTLEDVALPPEAKEHIREILKEAEKKVQELIEQYREGRLEPVPGRTLEETLELKIIEALTDARRKIEQYVADVLDPFNNVFIMARTGARGNELNITQMAAILGQQTVRGERISRGYRGRYLPHFKPGDLGPAARGFVYHGFYDGLTPTEVFFHAAGGREGLVDTAVRTSQSGYMQRRLINALQDLRVEYDGTVRLPDGTLVQIKYGEDGVDPMKSAHGKAVNVDRVIERVIGWRT; via the coding sequence ATGGTTGAAGAGAAGATCATCAAAGAGATCAAGTTTGGCATTCTATCGCCAGACGAGATCAGAAAAATGTCGGTAGTTGCCATAACGACAGACCAGCTCTACGACCCCGACGGTAGGCCGATACCAGGCGGCCTAATGGATCCAAGGTTGGGCGCTGCCATACCAGGGCAAAGATGTGAAACATGTGGTAATGACTACAGGCTATGCCCTGGACACTTTGGGCGTATCGAGCTCGCGTTACCTGTGATAAACGTTGGTTTCGCTAGGCACATCTACGAGATTCTAAGGGCTACCTGCCGCAACTGTGGTAGAATCAAGCTCCCGGAGCGCGAGTTAAAGCGCTACCTCAAGCTCCTAGAGAGGTTGAAGAACAAGTGGCCGCTACTAGCGAAAGCACTGATTAACGAGGTAAAGCAGCGCGCGGCGAAAACCACAGAGTGTCCGCATTGCAAGGAGCACAACTACAAGATTGTATTTGAGAAGCCATACAAGTACTATGAGGATAGGCCTGCTGGTCGTGTACCACTAAACCCGCGTGAGGTAAGGTCAAGGCTCGAAAAGATACCAGACGACGATGTAAAGCTGCTAGGCCTGGATCCAAAGGAGGCTAGGCCAGAGTGGATGGTGCTTACAGTCCTGCCGGTGCCACCAATACACGTTAGACCATCTATAGTTCTAGAGACCGGTATCCGTGCCGAGGACGACCTGACGCACAAGTTGGCGGATATCGTGCGCACTAACGAGAAGCTACGCGAGACTCTAGAAAGCGGCATGCCACACAGCGTCATAGACGAGTGGTGGAATCTACTACAGTACCACGTTGCAACCTATATTGACAACGAGCTGCCCAAGATACCGGTTGCGAGACAGCGTGGAGGTCTAGGTAGGCCACTCAAGGGTCTCGCTCAGAGGCTCAAGGGCAAGGAGGGCAGATTCAGAGGCAACCTTAGCGGTAAGAGAGTCAACTTCTCCGCGCGTACTGTGATATCTCCAGACCCAAACATAAGCATAAACGAAGTTGGCGTGCCAATCGAGATAGCGAAGATACTAACAGTGGCCGTGAGAGTTACGCCGTGGAACATTGAGGAACTCAGAAAGTATGTGATTAACGGCCCTGACAAGTGGCCCGGTGCGAACTATGTGATAGACCCGAGAGGCCGCAAGATAGACCTGAGATTCGCTGATAGAAAGAGTATAGCCGAGGCTCTCCAGCCAGGATGGATAGTTGAGAGGCACCTAAAGGATGGTGACATAGTCCTATTCAACCGTCAGCCATCTCTACACAGAATGTCAATAATGGCTCATATAGTCCGCGTATTGCCAGGTAAGACGTTCAGGTTGAACCTGCTAGTATGCCCGCCATACAACGCCGACTTCGACGGCGACGAGATGAACCTACATGTGCCTAGGACCGAGGAGGCGCAGGCTGAGGCTCGCGAGCTGATGCTAGTCCAGTTCCACATCCTAACGCCACGCTATGGCGGTGTGATAATAGGCGGGCTGCAAGACTATATTAGTGGTGCTTACCTGCTGACGAGCAAGGCTACAATCCTAACACTTGACGACGTAGTAGATTTGCTTGCAGCGGCAAAGTACGAGGGTGAGATCCCAGAGCCAGTGATACTCTCGCCAAAGAAGCTCTGGACTGGCAAGCAGCTAGTAAGCCTCTTCCTACCGAAGGACTTCACGTTTAGGGGTAAGGCTAAGATAAGCTCTGGTGCATTCGCGTGTAGCGACGAGTTATGCTGGAACGACAGCTACATAGTAATAAAGAACGGTGAACTCCTCGAGGGAGTGTTTGACAAGAAAGCCATTGGTGCAGAGCAGACTGAGAGCGTGCTCCACCAGCTGACAAAAGAGTATGGATTCGACTACGTAAGGCGACTCATGGATACACTGTTCAAGATGTTCCTGAGATACATAGAGAAGCACGGATTCACCATGACGCTCGAAGACGTGGCGTTGCCGCCCGAGGCTAAGGAGCACATACGTGAGATACTAAAAGAGGCTGAGAAGAAGGTCCAGGAGCTAATCGAGCAATATCGTGAGGGTAGGCTCGAACCAGTACCTGGCCGCACGCTTGAAGAGACGCTGGAGCTAAAGATCATTGAGGCGTTGACAGACGCCCGTAGGAAGATAGAGCAGTACGTGGCAGACGTTCTTGACCCATTCAACAACGTATTCATTATGGCTAGGACTGGTGCCCGTGGCAACGAGCTCAACATAACACAAATGGCTGCGATACTAGGTCAGCAGACTGTGCGCGGTGAGCGAATATCCCGCGGATATAGAGGCAGGTACTTGCCACACTTCAAACCAGGAGACCTAGGTCCAGCTGCACGCGGATTCGTATATCACGGATTCTACGATGGACTAACGCCGACAGAGGTGTTCTTCCACGCAGCTGGCGGCCGCGAGGGTCTAGTAGACACTGCCGTGAGAACGAGCCAGAGCGGTTACATGCAGAGGCGTCTAATCAATGCCCTGCAGGATCTACGCGTGGAGTATGACGGTACTGTGAGGCTACCGGACGGCACTCTAGTGCAGATAAAGTATGGTGAGGATGGAGTCGATCCAATGAAGAGCGCGCACGGTAAAGCAGTAAACGTTGATAGGGTTATAGAGCGAGTAATCGGCTGGAGAACGTAG
- the rpoA2 gene encoding DNA-directed RNA polymerase subunit A'', with product MPQAPQQYLYEWSELEKLIHEDLEWARAKLPKKIFDELVSKLQSTTSKYGLSVDEARRIIREVVNEYELSLVEPGEPVGTVAAQSIGEPGTQMTLRTFHYAGVREFNVTLGLPRFIELVDAKKEPSTPMMTVYLDEEHKYDLEKAKAVARAIEYTRVENVASEVYIDMATLSIVVKLDKTMLEDKGVTVEQVKRVLEKLKLGTVREDPNDPYTLRIELPIESMGAINIIELQKKKDRVLNAKIKGIKKIRRVVVQSVDLPDGRKEYYLLTEGSSLKEVLEVPGVDPVHTITNNIREIEQVLGIEAARYALIKEMKGVLDDQGLDVDIRHLILVADIMTQTGRVRQIGRHGVSGEKPSVLARAAFEMTVQHLFDAAARGEADRILGVTENVIVGGVVPVGTGITEIYMVPRVEPLTGRSREGGSG from the coding sequence ATGCCGCAGGCCCCGCAGCAATATTTGTATGAGTGGTCGGAGCTCGAGAAGTTAATCCACGAGGATCTAGAGTGGGCGCGTGCCAAGCTGCCCAAGAAGATTTTCGATGAGCTTGTTTCTAAACTACAATCGACTACTAGCAAGTATGGGCTGAGTGTAGATGAGGCGCGTAGAATAATCCGTGAGGTTGTCAACGAATACGAGTTAAGCCTTGTAGAGCCTGGCGAGCCCGTCGGTACAGTTGCAGCGCAGTCCATAGGCGAGCCAGGTACGCAGATGACTCTACGTACTTTCCACTACGCAGGTGTTAGGGAGTTCAACGTTACTCTCGGTCTACCTAGATTCATTGAGCTAGTTGACGCGAAAAAGGAGCCATCGACACCAATGATGACCGTCTATCTTGATGAGGAGCATAAATATGACCTTGAGAAGGCAAAGGCAGTTGCTCGTGCAATCGAGTATACTCGTGTAGAGAACGTCGCAAGTGAGGTATACATTGACATGGCAACCTTGAGTATAGTCGTGAAGCTAGATAAGACGATGCTAGAGGATAAGGGCGTTACAGTAGAGCAGGTGAAGAGAGTTCTAGAGAAACTGAAGTTGGGTACAGTCCGCGAAGATCCTAACGATCCCTACACTCTCAGGATAGAACTGCCCATAGAGTCCATGGGTGCAATTAACATTATCGAATTGCAGAAGAAGAAGGATAGAGTGCTAAACGCGAAGATAAAGGGTATAAAGAAGATAAGGCGCGTTGTAGTTCAGAGTGTAGATCTGCCCGATGGTAGAAAAGAGTACTATCTGTTGACTGAAGGTAGTAGCCTAAAGGAAGTGCTTGAGGTTCCTGGTGTAGATCCTGTACACACGATAACCAATAACATCAGGGAGATAGAGCAGGTGCTTGGCATAGAGGCTGCTCGATACGCGCTCATAAAGGAGATGAAAGGCGTGCTAGATGACCAGGGTCTTGACGTTGACATTCGTCACTTGATACTAGTTGCCGATATCATGACGCAGACTGGTAGGGTTAGGCAGATAGGTAGGCATGGTGTAAGCGGTGAGAAGCCAAGTGTACTCGCGCGTGCCGCCTTCGAGATGACGGTGCAGCACCTCTTTGATGCTGCAGCTAGAGGCGAGGCTGATAGAATTCTAGGAGTGACTGAGAACGTGATAGTTGGCGGTGTTGTGCCAGTAGGCACGGGGATAACTGAGATATACATGGTGCCACGAGTTGAGCCCCTCACCGGTAGGAGTAGGGAGGGTGGCAGCGGATGA
- a CDS encoding 50S ribosomal protein L30e, translating into MSLARAVSEFERELLNALKTGKVILGTRKTLKLLKLGRLKAVVVAANAPPEVKQEILYYASLGDIPVYVYPGTSVELGAACGKPFTVMSLGIVDEGQSRIVDLIRQYASQAK; encoded by the coding sequence ATGAGCCTGGCTAGGGCGGTATCGGAGTTTGAGCGTGAACTCCTAAACGCCCTAAAGACTGGCAAGGTCATACTCGGCACCCGTAAGACCCTCAAACTGTTGAAACTCGGTAGGCTCAAGGCAGTTGTGGTTGCAGCAAACGCGCCACCGGAGGTAAAGCAGGAGATACTATACTACGCGTCGCTAGGCGATATACCAGTGTATGTGTATCCAGGCACTAGTGTGGAGCTGGGCGCTGCATGCGGTAAGCCGTTTACAGTGATGAGCCTAGGCATAGTTGATGAAGGGCAATCGAGAATCGTAGACCTCATCCGCCAATACGCTAGCCAAGCCAAATAA
- a CDS encoding NusA-like transcription termination signal-binding factor: MPSNEIRLTAEEIRYMSLLQDLTGAVARDCIIDAENNRIIFIVRPGDAGKVIGRRGTNINRLRKIFNRDVDVVEYADNLEDMVRNIFSSAKILGMRLVTRGDKKILYVAVDPNDKGKAIGRGGRKISLARLVLKRYFDIDDVRIR, from the coding sequence GTGCCGAGTAACGAAATCAGGCTAACAGCCGAAGAGATCCGCTACATGTCGCTTCTTCAGGACTTGACGGGTGCAGTAGCCCGCGACTGTATAATAGACGCAGAGAACAATCGCATTATATTCATAGTACGTCCGGGCGACGCAGGCAAGGTAATTGGCCGTCGCGGCACAAACATTAACAGGCTACGCAAGATTTTCAACAGAGATGTTGACGTAGTAGAGTATGCCGATAACCTAGAGGACATGGTTCGCAACATATTCTCCTCGGCAAAGATACTGGGCATGAGGCTTGTCACACGTGGCGACAAGAAGATACTCTACGTTGCCGTAGACCCCAACGACAAGGGTAAGGCAATCGGCCGCGGTGGCAGGAAGATATCCCTCGCCAGGCTAGTGCTAAAGAGATACTTTGACATTGACGACGTGCGGATAAGGTAA